In a single window of the Gossypium hirsutum isolate 1008001.06 chromosome A13, Gossypium_hirsutum_v2.1, whole genome shotgun sequence genome:
- the LOC107894810 gene encoding ethylene-responsive transcription factor ERF017, producing MSLHTPHHHYYNFLHSKTMVKLSNEKPRGERNDSQFKGVRKRKWGKWVSEIRLPNSRERIWLGSYDTADKAARAFDAAVFCLRGPSAKFNFPHNPPDIAFRKSLTPSEIQTFAARFANSEPPTTIHSEQSMSSCGTESPSPSVRLEWETPVVGSFTDGLTMDAGNYGLDYGIFPGFDDFSSDVVIGSSVGNIAGEEEEDNVDGILVSESFLWDF from the coding sequence ATGTCCCTTCATACTCCTCACCACCATTACTACAACTTCCTCCACAGCAAAACAATGGTGAAACTCAGTAATGAGAAACCCAGAGGTGAGAGAAACGACTCACAGTTCAAGGGTGTTCGAAAACGGAAATGGGGGAAATGGGTGTCCGAAATCAGACTACCCAACAGTCGTGAAAGGATTTGGTTGGGATCTTACGACACCGCCGACAAAGCGGCGCGTGCTTTCGACGCTGCTGTTTTTTGCTTACGTGGACCTTCTGCTAAGTTCAACTTCCCCCATAACCCACCCGATATCGCCTTCCGTAAGTCTTTAACCCCATCTGAAATCCAAACATTCGCGGCCCGGTTTGCCAACTCGGAGCCCCCGACGACTATCCATTCGGAGCAGTCGATGTCAAGTTGTGGAACGGAGTCACCATCGCCTTCGGTACGGTTGGAGTGGGAAACGCCTGTGGTGGGGTCGTTTACGGATGGTTTGACAATGGATGCGGGGAATTACGGGTTGGATTACGGAATATTCCCTggatttgatgatttttcaagtgATGTTGTTATTGGATCATCGGTGGGCAATATCGCCGGtgaagaagaagaggataatGTTGATGGCATTTTAGTTTCGGAATCATTTCTCTGGGATTTCTAA